In the genome of Mytilus edulis chromosome 3, xbMytEdul2.2, whole genome shotgun sequence, one region contains:
- the LOC139516942 gene encoding uncharacterized protein: MSRYMKAEKKQFSKNVHDFIIRPLLRQRQTGELCDITLVINGKKFSAHRSILGLWSPYFLSMFTCDMREKSLEEIDLSESLVLDDDDVFGLVLDYMYTGSLTICIENVEAVLRISNFLLLDDVKEYCRQFYIDLGNLDLSNCLRVRFLAETHNLLDVCNACQKMIESRFHDYLIFQPDIIALPPQYFFQLLEDPRNVIHSNYSDLKKLIQKWVDFDRATRIDFHEDLSACIKLWVCDSTDTPSTMLSFGCMDFYKSEISMQSSLTDGNRKAKGYVLLSQVRDNVMHGSFGMQEDPKPVLYSVVCNQGMKYIKMLVYSIFDRKWYSFPIPGEKLSHLIPTRQTVCSLVSYRSCLYMYLCSSFPYPTDMLKINILMIDMLKGAPVLYSFRTTDFYNPSYRTTLTNYRSVPPAIVACNHHLYIVGNREGTGNIFMCNTTNQQYKCFQIPGARFISLARAVVKNDRFIFLWFRHRTGPSEEFSIKKNIGFVMFDSKNRIFNSWEISPPEISYDDFSSPYTLCVRDETVLIYHPGKPALVLDEVRYKWIISLRKVPSLEITKYADAYGFHLHVATNNGIFVLENDAPFTTSMYEINETFPHPIVHVPPPIDNLSLVAAGYLSSQDLNGLEVFDKYDECYANALHVTMKLSEPETEDSGTSPSDRDSENDFEYDEDIYDYDYDLTGEYGF; this comes from the coding sequence ATGTCACGTTACATGAAAGCAGAGAAGAAACAGTTCTCCAAAAATGTTCACGACTTTATTATTCGTCCATTGTTGCGACAGCGGCAGACAGGAGAACTATGCGACATCACATTGGTAATTAACGGGAAAAAATTCAGTGCACATCGTTCAATTCTTGGATTATGGAGTCCATATTTTCTTTCAATGTTTACTTGCGATATGAGAGAAAAGTCTCTAGAGGAAATAGATCTGTCTGAATCCCTTGTTTTAGATGATGACGATGTATTTGGTCTAGTTTTAGATTACATGTATACGGGATCGTTAACCATCTGCATAGAGAATGTAGAAGCAGTATTAAGAATCTCAAACTTTCTGCTTTTGGATGATGTGAAGGAATACTGCAGACAATTCTACATAGACTTAGGTAATTTGGACTTGTCCAATTGTCTCCGGGTCAGATTTTTAGCTGAAACCCATAATTTATTAGATGTTTGTAATGCCTGTCAAAAGATGATTGAGTCGCGCTTTCATGACTATCTTATTTTCCAGCCTGATATCATAGCACTACCCCCACAATATTTTTTCCAGTTACTGGAGGATCCAAGAAACGTGATTCATTCGAATTATTCTGACCTCAAAAAACTAATACAAAAATGGGTCGATTTCGATCGAGCTACACGAATAGATTTTCATGAAGATTTGAGTGCTTGCATCAAACTTTGGGTATGTGACTCAACAGATACGCCGAGTACTATGCTGTCTTTCGGTTGCATGGATTTCTATAAAAGTGAAATATCTATGCAATCTTCGCTTACAGACGGCAATCGTAAGGCCAAAGGGTATGTTCTTCTATCTCAAGTGCGAGACAATGTCATGCACGGTTCTTTTGGAATGCAGGAAGATCCAAAACCAGTATTATATAGTGTAGTATGTAATCAAGGTATGAAATATATTAAGATGCTTGTTTACAGTATTTTTGACAGAAAATGGTACAGTTTCCCTATACCGGGAGAAAAACTATCACATTTAATCCCAACAAGACAGACCGTCTGTAGTCTTGTATCTTACAGAAGTtgcttatatatgtatttatgttCTAGTTTTCCGTATCCCACTGATATGTTAAAGATAAATATACTGATGATAGATATGCTGAAAGGAGCTCCCGTTCTCTATTCATTCCGTACTACAGATTTCTACAACCCTAGCTACCGGACTACCTTAACGAACTATAGATCCGTCCCTCCAGCTATTGTAGCTTGTAATCACCACCTATATATTGTTGGCAACAGAGAAGGAACAGGAAATATTTTCATGTGCAATACAACTAATCAGCAGTACAAATGTTTTCAAATTCCTGGTGCTCGTTTTATCAGTCTCGCCAGAGCTGTTGTTAAGAATGATCGATTCATATTTCTTTGGTTTAGACATAGAACTGGCCCATCAGAAGAATTCAGTATCAAGAAAAATATTGGCTTCGTTATGTTtgattctaaaaatagaatattcaaTTCTTGGGAAATATCTCCTCCTGAGATTTCTTATGATGATTTTTCATCTCCATACACTTTGTGTGTAAGAGACGAGACGGTTTTAATTTACCACCCTGGTAAACCGGCACTTGTTCTTGATGAAGTAAGATACAAATGGATCATATCGTTAAGAAAAGTTCCATCCTTAGAGATAACCAAATATGCAGATGCATATGGCTTCCATCTACACGTGGCAACAAACAATGGGatatttgttttagaaaatgATGCACCATTTACTACCTCAATGTACGAAATAAATGAAACGTTTCCTCACCCGATCGTTCACGTTCCTCCACCAATAGATAATTTATCTTTAGTTGCGGCTGGATATTTATCAAGTCAAGATTTAAACGGACTTGAAGTATTCGATAAATATGACGAATGCTATGCAAATGCTCTTCATGTAACAATGAAACTGTCCGAACCAGAAACCGAAGATAGCGGAACCTCGCCTTCGGACCGTGACTCGGAGAACGATTTTGAATATGATGAGGATATATATGATTATGACTACG